One genomic window of Acidobacteriota bacterium includes the following:
- a CDS encoding N-acetylmuramoyl-L-alanine amidase, translating into MIAQRVVHMLAGLCLAGCAAGPVADVPAGSAPPPADGASAPAPAALVIDRLPEDYPHGGDPRRAEDIDLIVIHTIGGAICKDGAPWFTPAEGSAVFWRDWFLGETGKSIHYVIGRGGDIAQQRPELRTAGHVSFGGIMARVNQRSIGIELVNRGDGLDPFPQAQIEAVTALTADIASRYGLPPGALTTHAALDDRMQPDCGGAPLRRTVDPGPLFPLEDVRRAAWAPAPP; encoded by the coding sequence ATGATCGCGCAGCGGGTGGTTCACATGCTGGCCGGGCTTTGCCTCGCCGGTTGCGCCGCCGGGCCAGTCGCCGATGTGCCGGCCGGCAGCGCGCCCCCGCCTGCGGACGGGGCGTCCGCGCCGGCGCCAGCGGCCCTCGTCATCGACCGGCTACCAGAGGACTACCCGCACGGCGGCGACCCACGCCGCGCCGAAGACATCGACCTGATTGTCATCCACACCATCGGCGGGGCCATCTGCAAGGACGGCGCCCCCTGGTTCACGCCGGCCGAAGGCAGCGCGGTGTTCTGGCGCGACTGGTTCCTCGGCGAGACGGGCAAGAGCATCCACTATGTCATCGGCCGCGGCGGCGACATCGCCCAGCAGCGCCCTGAGCTGCGCACGGCCGGTCATGTCAGCTTCGGCGGCATCATGGCGCGCGTGAACCAGCGCTCGATCGGCATCGAACTCGTCAACCGGGGCGACGGCCTTGACCCTTTCCCTCAGGCGCAGATCGAGGCGGTGACGGCCCTCACGGCGGATATCGCATCGCGCTATGGCCTGCCGCCGGGCGCGCTGACAACGCACGCCGCGCTCGACGACCGGATGCAGCCCGATTGCGGCGGCGCGCCGCTGCGGCGGACGGTCGATCCGGGCCCGCTGTTTCCGCTGGAGGATGTCCGGCGGGCGGCCTGGGCACCCGCGCCGCCTTGA
- a CDS encoding phosphotransferase gives MSSHRSPKELIELYWTEVWNNRNAEMIRELCADPIVRHDPGSVTALPLEDQIARVRQQSEHAEPFFEHEVLHADDTFVTSVWNMHTRKGARVELCGIEVFKAENGKFTHCWNSSYVAGRWGREGDKSVPDNLPPPAFIFGASNVTPAWLQSVFQHAGLDAPRISIVGVEPIGHGNLSETVKANITYNANAANAISSVVCKLTSAIPGAVDIAGMQDVYAREVAVYQLFGSAPPLNVPRAYLASASPDGRALNLVLEDLSRRTSLGNQIKGCSPAEAAAVVEQFAKLHAKYWKDPAIQSAGWLLKRKDNAAHTDETFRAGAAIFRQRFEGRMDARHLDGMDRFLGHAADWTRRKTGTETLVHGEARVDNVLFEQSEAGLAAWLIDWQFADLGSPMFDTAYFLAGSLASDQRKACERDLIARHQSAIAARDPSYSLDRALADYAAALPFALFTTVGAATVIPPGEHSDELLMTLLRRNVEALIDWNVFP, from the coding sequence ATGTCTTCACACCGTTCGCCGAAGGAACTGATCGAACTTTACTGGACGGAGGTCTGGAACAACCGGAACGCCGAAATGATCCGTGAATTGTGCGCCGATCCTATCGTCCGGCACGATCCCGGCAGCGTGACGGCCTTGCCGCTGGAAGACCAGATCGCGCGCGTGCGTCAGCAGAGCGAACATGCCGAGCCCTTCTTCGAGCACGAAGTTCTGCATGCGGATGATACCTTCGTGACGTCGGTCTGGAACATGCACACGCGCAAGGGCGCGCGGGTCGAGCTTTGCGGAATTGAAGTGTTCAAGGCCGAGAATGGCAAGTTCACGCATTGCTGGAATTCAAGTTATGTGGCGGGGCGCTGGGGCCGGGAGGGCGACAAGTCCGTGCCCGACAACCTTCCGCCGCCTGCGTTCATCTTTGGCGCCTCAAACGTGACGCCGGCCTGGCTGCAATCCGTATTCCAGCATGCCGGCCTGGACGCCCCGCGCATTTCCATCGTCGGCGTCGAGCCGATTGGCCACGGCAACCTGTCCGAAACGGTGAAGGCGAACATCACCTACAATGCCAATGCGGCCAACGCCATTTCATCCGTCGTCTGTAAATTGACATCCGCCATTCCCGGCGCCGTGGATATTGCGGGCATGCAGGACGTGTATGCGCGCGAAGTGGCGGTCTACCAGCTGTTTGGCAGCGCGCCGCCGCTGAACGTGCCGCGCGCTTACCTCGCCTCGGCAAGCCCGGACGGCCGGGCGCTGAACCTGGTGCTCGAGGACCTTTCGCGCCGCACTTCGCTTGGCAACCAGATCAAGGGATGCAGTCCGGCCGAGGCGGCGGCCGTTGTCGAACAGTTCGCGAAACTGCACGCGAAGTATTGGAAGGATCCTGCGATCCAGTCTGCGGGCTGGCTGCTCAAGCGCAAGGACAATGCGGCGCACACTGACGAAACATTCCGCGCAGGCGCCGCGATTTTCCGGCAGCGCTTTGAAGGCCGGATGGACGCGCGGCATCTTGACGGCATGGACCGGTTCCTTGGCCACGCGGCAGACTGGACACGCCGCAAGACCGGCACCGAAACGCTGGTCCACGGCGAAGCCCGTGTCGACAATGTCTTGTTCGAACAGTCTGAAGCGGGCCTAGCCGCCTGGCTGATCGACTGGCAGTTTGCCGATCTCGGCAGCCCGATGTTCGACACGGCTTATTTCCTCGCCGGTTCGCTGGCGAGCGATCAACGCAAGGCGTGTGAGCGCGACCTGATCGCGCGCCACCAGTCTGCCATTGCCGCGCGCGACCCTTCCTATTCGCTGGACCGGGCGCTTGCGGACTATGCTGCAGCCCTGCCGTTCGCGCTGTTCACGACCGTGGGCGCCGCGACAGTGATCCCGCCGGGCGAACATTCGGACGAACTCCTGATGACACTTCTGCGCCGCAATGTTGAGGCGTTGATCGACTGGAACGTGTTTCCCTAG
- a CDS encoding glutathione S-transferase, whose protein sequence is MPSRDDGRATCPICRTPAPDRPRPRAGRKAYGTRRPRALTLLYSFRRCPYAMRARMALSVSGLPVRVREIVLRDKPAEMLAASPKGTVPVLVPDDGPVIDESLDIMRWALAQTDPEGWLAADAAETNRLIAQNDGTFKQALDRYKYPGRHGDDAATNRDAGMEIIRRLSDQLAEAGGQLFGPAPTLADYAIFPFVRQFAATDSAFWQAHAPQPIQQWLEGHVAHPRFLAIMAKLPRWQAGGTEPLLTELQHF, encoded by the coding sequence ATGCCGTCACGAGATGACGGACGCGCAACGTGCCCGATTTGCCGAACGCCAGCGCCAGATCGACCTCGCCCGCGCGCGGGGCGAAAGGCATATGGCACCCGCCGGCCGCGAGCCTTGACGCTGCTCTACTCCTTCCGGCGCTGTCCGTATGCGATGCGCGCCCGGATGGCCCTCTCTGTCTCTGGTCTGCCGGTCCGCGTACGCGAAATCGTGCTGCGCGACAAACCAGCCGAGATGCTGGCGGCAAGCCCGAAAGGCACTGTACCGGTGCTGGTGCCGGACGACGGACCGGTGATCGACGAGAGCCTCGACATCATGCGCTGGGCACTGGCACAGACCGATCCCGAAGGCTGGCTCGCAGCCGATGCGGCTGAAACAAACCGCCTGATCGCGCAGAATGACGGGACATTCAAGCAGGCGCTCGACCGCTACAAGTATCCCGGGCGTCACGGCGACGACGCGGCAACCAACCGCGATGCCGGAATGGAGATAATCCGCAGACTGAGCGACCAGCTGGCAGAGGCCGGCGGCCAGCTCTTCGGCCCTGCCCCGACGCTCGCCGACTATGCCATCTTCCCGTTTGTGCGCCAGTTCGCAGCAACCGACAGCGCCTTCTGGCAGGCACATGCGCCGCAGCCAATACAGCAATGGCTGGAGGGGCATGTTGCCCATCCGCGCTTCCTCGCGATCATGGCGAAGCTGCCGCGCTGGCAAGCTGGTGGCACGGAACCTCTGCTCACGGAGCTTCAGCACTTCTAG